ACATTCTTGCACGTGCTTTTTGTAAATACCAGCATGCGTTTGTTGCGGCGGTAACCGTCCCTTTTGCGTCCTGCCTTGTCCGCCATTGCCATTTTTTGAGCATACGTCCGGCAGGATTGAGAGTGACATCGAGCGATCTATAAGATTCATCACTGCCTATACCGGAGCGCACCCAACCATCGGCCTGCCTGAGTGTCCAAACTACTCTGATTGGTTCGGACTCATTGACCTTGGAGAGACTATCTATTTGAGGCTTAATCTTGTCTTTAAGCGCGTAAAGACAGCGCATCAGGTCAGGATGGGTCACTCTGCCGGGTATATTCAACTCAATGCCGTCAGCAAGCTGCTTTGCACTCCGCTGGCCAATATAGCTGCCGCAGACATATATGTCGTAATCTTCCTTAAGGCCCGGTATTTTGAGCGTGAAATCCTGAGGCTCAGTTAATGTGCTATTGATGAGCAGGCCGACCTGGCTATCTTCTATGCGTGTTCCTTTTATGCTCAGGTCAGTCGTATCGCTGAGCGCGGTTTTCTGGGTGGTGTTAACGGTTACGGATGCTGCCCATGCATTTGATCTGATCAGCATCAACACATAGACCAGCGCAATAGGGAAAATTATAAAACGCTTCAAGTTCGTGCCCTCCGTTATTCTATTGCCATATGAAGCAACTATTTCATTATAACAATATGCCCAAATGAGGCCAAAATACACAATCGCCACTCCCTTTTACGTGCAGAGTATAATGCACGTTCCTTCGATAAAAACGCCGATTTTGAGATTTTTCACCGTGTTGAGCTTGTAATCCTTGCCAACTGTGCTTGTATTGTTATATAATCCTTGCTGAGATGAGTATAGATCGCGAGCAGTCCGAGACCGGGTTAATCTCACCATCGACCGCGGACAGAATCAGCGGGGTGTTGAACGTCACTCTGGACTTTTTGGAAGACATGCAAAAGGTCGTGGCGGTCAAGCGTCCAAGGGCAGTAAGAATCCGTTTCGGTGATAAGACTATCGCCGAAGTGCCGATTGCGCTTACTGCTGCCGCAGCTTTGACGGCAGGTCTGGCTGCTGTGCTGCTCACAAAACTAGCCGTAGATGTTGTAAGTGATGAAGAATAATTTTAGAGGTGAATGCGTGCAGGACCAGTTCCAGGAAGAGCGAAGTCTATCACAGTCGCGCTATGCCGTCCTGTCGGATCAGGATATCGTCGCCGTTGCTCAACGTGGTGACGAAAGAGCCTCTGAGTATTTGCTCTACAAATATAGAAGCCTTGTAAGGACGAAAGTCAGGTCATATTTCCTTATGGGCGCGGAAAAAGAGGACCTGCTGCAGATCGGCATGATCGGGTTGTGGCAGGCGATAGTCGATTACCGCCCGGAAAAGGACATTTCGTTCCTGTCATTTGCGCGCATATGCATAGAGCGGCACGTCATCACTGCCATAAAGACGGCCACACGCCGAAAACAGACACCTCTCAACACATCCGTGTCGCTGGAATATCCCTCCGAAGACAGTGACAGCGAGTGGAACCTGGCAGATATTCTCATTTCAGACGACACTATCGACCCGGAGGAACTCGTCCTGAAGCGTGAGGATAACGACCAACTGCAGGACATGCTCAGGCGTCTGCTCTCCGATTTCGAGTGGCAGGTGCTTTCCGGATATCAGATAGGCAAATCCTATCGTGAGATTGCATGCGAACTGCGCTGCAAGACCAAGTCGGTCGATAACGCACTGGCGCGCATCAAACGAAAGATATCCTGCGCGCCTCACAGTTGGCCCGGCATCACAGACAACAACTAATTTAGTAATTAGAATTTTGGATTTTATATTGACATGAATAGCGCCCTCGGAAATCGGGGGCGTTTGCCTTTCAGTATTTCAGCTTTATAGTCGACTGATCGGCAAAGGGTAATGGGCTATTGGCTTTCCACTTTTTGCTCTCAGCTATACTTGGAGTCTCGCTTGCAAGTAATCAAGAAAATCAATTCACTCGGCCGTGACCTCAAGCTGCTGTGGTCGGCAATACTGTGCTTGAGCTTTGGCTATGGCGTATACAGTGCCATCTTCTACAATTTCGCCACGGAGTCACTTGCGATCAAGCCGCAGCAGCTCGGATATGTCGAGGCTGTGCGAGAGCTGCCGGGTTTCCTGTGCGTATTGGTTGTTGCTCTGGCTGCACAGATGGCAGAACCGCTGCTCGGGTCGATTACTCTTTTTGTGATGTCTCTTGGGATGGGTGCATACGCAGCCATACACGGCATCCCATCGCTGCTGGTCTTCTCATTCATATGGAGCACGGGTCTGCATTCATGGATGCCTCTGCAGTCGTCACTCGTACTGAACCTGGCTCAGGAAAATAACAAGGGCAAAAGACTCGGCCAGTCGTTTTGCGTGTCGAGCACCGGTGCTCTTTTGGGCATGATATGCGTGCGGCTGGTTGGCCATGGGCTAAGTTACCCGATGTGGTTCATATTCGGCGGCGTGTTTGTCTTTATTGCAGCTTGCATCATGCTTACGATCAGGCGGGATATCTGTTATCCCGAAAAGCCCAAGATAGCATTCAAAAGTCGATATAAGCTCTATTATGCGCTCACATTCCTCGAGGGTTGCCGCAAACAGGTGTTCCTGACATTCGCTATATATGCGCTGACGAAGGTCTACCATACGCATCTAAAGACCGTCGCGCTTCTGATGATAATAAACAGCGTGGTGAACATGTTCGGCGGACCGATTGTGGGCAGACTGATCGACCGCATCGGCGAGAGACGGATAATGATGACAAGTTACGGCGCACTGATATTTGTCTTTCTCGGCTATGCCCTGATCCACCATGAGCACGCGTTGTTTGTGCTCTACTGTCTGGACAACTTTTTCTATCTATCGACAAACTGCCTGACGACCTATCTTCAAAAAATTGCAGATCCTGCGGACCTCACCCCTGCGCTGTCTATGGGTGTGACGGTCAATCATGCGGCTGCGGTGCTTGTGCCGCTCATAGGCGGATTTTTGTGGGCGAGACTGGGATACAGCGTGACATTCTTCGGCGGGACTGTTGTCGTGGCGATGTCGCTGGTGCTTGCGTCTATGGTGAGGGCAGTGCCCAGGGTCAAAACTCAATGAAGACTCGACGTGTGATAGTGATAGGCGGCGGTGCTGCCGGTATGATGGCTGCGGGCAGGGCGGCCGAACGAGGCGCATCGGTCGTGCTTCTGGAAAAAGGCTCGAAACTCGCGCGCAAGGTGCGCATCAGCGGCAAGGGTAGGGCGAATATCACCAATACAGC
This genomic window from bacterium contains:
- a CDS encoding NEW3 domain-containing protein, translating into MKRFIIFPIALVYVLMLIRSNAWAASVTVNTTQKTALSDTTDLSIKGTRIEDSQVGLLINSTLTEPQDFTLKIPGLKEDYDIYVCGSYIGQRSAKQLADGIELNIPGRVTHPDLMRCLYALKDKIKPQIDSLSKVNESEPIRVVWTLRQADGWVRSGIGSDESYRSLDVTLNPAGRMLKKWQWRTRQDAKGTVTAATNACWYLQKARARMYEAIKDPDLRNRAVVTMTPVTFTTNYIAAKKQITAKLVNDCNLPISGTITYALPKGWKVDAKSLEFKNLGAGKTYQTSLNLIAPSNTTNITSEIAVAANVMVIQDKYTAKFKLRNIIETSVK
- the sigH gene encoding RNA polymerase sporulation sigma factor SigH; its protein translation is MKNNFRGECVQDQFQEERSLSQSRYAVLSDQDIVAVAQRGDERASEYLLYKYRSLVRTKVRSYFLMGAEKEDLLQIGMIGLWQAIVDYRPEKDISFLSFARICIERHVITAIKTATRRKQTPLNTSVSLEYPSEDSDSEWNLADILISDDTIDPEELVLKREDNDQLQDMLRRLLSDFEWQVLSGYQIGKSYREIACELRCKTKSVDNALARIKRKISCAPHSWPGITDNN
- a CDS encoding MFS transporter; protein product: MQVIKKINSLGRDLKLLWSAILCLSFGYGVYSAIFYNFATESLAIKPQQLGYVEAVRELPGFLCVLVVALAAQMAEPLLGSITLFVMSLGMGAYAAIHGIPSLLVFSFIWSTGLHSWMPLQSSLVLNLAQENNKGKRLGQSFCVSSTGALLGMICVRLVGHGLSYPMWFIFGGVFVFIAACIMLTIRRDICYPEKPKIAFKSRYKLYYALTFLEGCRKQVFLTFAIYALTKVYHTHLKTVALLMIINSVVNMFGGPIVGRLIDRIGERRIMMTSYGALIFVFLGYALIHHEHALFVLYCLDNFFYLSTNCLTTYLQKIADPADLTPALSMGVTVNHAAAVLVPLIGGFLWARLGYSVTFFGGTVVVAMSLVLASMVRAVPRVKTQ